A DNA window from Litorivicinus lipolyticus contains the following coding sequences:
- a CDS encoding 3-hydroxyacyl-CoA dehydrogenase NAD-binding domain-containing protein, whose translation MNTVQLTAGADRWVMTLNQPKVNVLGEQLINDLDAAITCVEADPKRLLIVQSAHKDFVLGADINAFLVWFSDDAAVVKARIADTQRVFDRFARLPSIVVARMSGFALGGGYELALAADYRVADSSARVGLPEVTLGLCPGWGGTVRSSRLLGAKAATDFVLSGRPVKAASALECGLLDAIADTDDAFEAFVSGELSPTRMTDLGAVTRPEPVTTVDPVPGQLAQASISRLMAKAQLLDLRAAQDAEVDAFVALAQSGEAHALIQRYLNDQATKRAARKAAQGGVPATRVAVLGAGIMGAGIAWQCAVSGMAVVVKDIQAEALDAARHEMQRLGAGQIKKQRMSDEQVAAVQARVSYDLAIEAIGDCDLVIEAVTERADIKTAVLQQAEAAVAASALVTSNTSTLAITGLAQGMLRPAQFGGLHFFNPVPVMPLVEVIVGKDTAAATTANLVATATALGKRAVVVQDCPGFLVNRVLFPYLNAFDTMLALGQSVERVDQTMAEFGWPMGPGFLADVIGIDTCVHASDVMAAAFPDRMTPPPLSSLRVLHQRGQLGQKSGRGFYHYAPAANGRLERGQPADLELGLPVQEPMESADILGLMMAPMIEELARCVSEGVIESAAVADCACLMGLGFPAYHGGPLYWAHANGFWDGRTDALALAAREFY comes from the coding sequence ATGAACACCGTACAACTCACCGCCGGCGCTGACCGTTGGGTCATGACCCTGAACCAGCCCAAGGTCAACGTCCTAGGCGAACAACTCATCAATGACCTAGACGCGGCGATTACCTGCGTCGAGGCTGACCCCAAGCGCCTTTTGATCGTGCAGTCGGCCCACAAAGACTTCGTGTTAGGCGCCGACATTAACGCCTTCTTGGTTTGGTTTTCAGACGACGCCGCGGTGGTCAAAGCCCGCATTGCGGATACCCAGCGCGTGTTTGATCGGTTTGCTCGCTTGCCCTCGATTGTGGTGGCGCGAATGTCCGGATTTGCATTAGGTGGCGGTTACGAACTGGCCTTGGCAGCCGACTACCGTGTCGCCGACAGCAGCGCTCGAGTTGGCCTGCCCGAGGTCACCTTGGGGCTGTGCCCGGGTTGGGGTGGCACCGTTCGCAGTTCACGCTTGCTGGGGGCGAAGGCCGCTACCGACTTTGTTTTAAGCGGGCGGCCAGTCAAGGCGGCGAGCGCGCTCGAATGCGGATTGCTCGACGCCATTGCCGACACTGACGACGCCTTTGAAGCCTTTGTCAGCGGTGAGCTGTCGCCCACCCGTATGACCGACCTAGGCGCGGTGACGCGGCCCGAACCGGTAACCACGGTCGACCCCGTTCCCGGTCAACTGGCCCAGGCCAGCATTTCTCGGCTGATGGCCAAGGCCCAGTTGCTGGATTTGCGTGCGGCCCAAGACGCCGAAGTGGATGCCTTTGTGGCGCTCGCCCAGAGCGGCGAAGCGCACGCGCTTATTCAACGTTATTTAAACGATCAAGCGACCAAACGCGCTGCGCGCAAAGCGGCTCAAGGCGGCGTCCCGGCGACCCGCGTGGCGGTGCTGGGTGCGGGCATTATGGGCGCGGGCATTGCGTGGCAATGTGCCGTCAGTGGCATGGCCGTGGTGGTCAAAGATATCCAGGCCGAAGCGCTGGATGCGGCGCGCCACGAAATGCAGCGCTTGGGTGCCGGTCAAATCAAAAAACAGCGGATGAGCGACGAACAGGTGGCTGCGGTTCAGGCCCGCGTCAGCTATGACTTGGCAATCGAGGCGATTGGCGACTGTGATTTGGTGATTGAGGCGGTGACTGAGCGTGCCGACATTAAAACGGCGGTTCTGCAACAGGCCGAAGCGGCGGTGGCAGCCAGCGCGCTGGTGACCTCTAACACCTCGACCCTGGCGATCACCGGGCTGGCCCAAGGCATGCTGCGTCCAGCCCAGTTTGGTGGTCTGCACTTCTTTAACCCGGTGCCGGTCATGCCGCTGGTTGAAGTCATCGTCGGCAAGGATACGGCAGCGGCGACGACCGCGAATTTGGTGGCCACCGCGACGGCGTTGGGCAAGCGCGCGGTGGTGGTTCAAGACTGCCCCGGCTTTTTAGTCAACCGGGTGCTGTTCCCCTACCTAAATGCCTTCGATACGATGCTGGCGCTGGGGCAATCGGTCGAGCGGGTCGACCAGACCATGGCTGAGTTTGGCTGGCCGATGGGGCCCGGGTTCTTGGCCGACGTAATTGGCATCGACACCTGTGTTCACGCCAGTGACGTGATGGCCGCAGCCTTTCCAGATCGGATGACGCCGCCGCCATTATCCAGTCTGCGGGTGCTCCATCAGCGTGGTCAGCTTGGCCAGAAAAGCGGGCGTGGGTTCTACCACTATGCGCCCGCCGCAAACGGACGCCTGGAGCGAGGTCAACCAGCCGACTTGGAATTGGGCTTGCCGGTCCAAGAACCCATGGAGTCGGCCGATATTTTAGGCTTGATGATGGCGCCGATGATCGAAGAGCTGGCACGATGTGTCAGTGAAGGCGTGATCGAAAGCGCCGCGGTGGCGGACTGTGCGTGTTTGATGGGGCTCGGCTTCCCGGCCTATCACGGAGGGCCCCTGTATTGGGCTCATGCCAATGGCTTTTGGGACGGGCGCACGGACGCACTAGCGTTGGCGGCGCGCGAGTTTTACTAA
- a CDS encoding TatD family hydrolase: protein MFDIAVNLADAQLRPRTEAILSQAWQARVSGLLALGTDLEESQYLFDQRWDSRVHLTAGTHPHYADQFAGGDAFEAMWQDPRCVAIGECGLDYYRMLSDRVTQQQVACVQLDAALRLGKPALMHDREASADLLSLVQARPGLRGVVHCFTGDRIALEGYLNAGLSIGLTAWCLDERRGQSLAAIVPHIPLDRLLIETDSPYLVPRTLKPRPRRNEPAFISHIAIGIAALRGEDPATLIDQTTANARALFQC, encoded by the coding sequence ATGTTCGATATTGCTGTCAACCTAGCCGACGCCCAATTGCGGCCACGGACCGAGGCCATCCTGAGCCAAGCCTGGCAAGCCCGCGTCTCGGGGTTGCTGGCCTTGGGCACCGATCTAGAAGAAAGCCAGTATCTGTTTGATCAACGCTGGGATTCGCGCGTTCACCTGACCGCCGGCACCCACCCCCACTACGCTGACCAGTTCGCCGGTGGCGACGCCTTTGAAGCCATGTGGCAGGACCCGCGCTGCGTAGCGATCGGCGAATGCGGGCTGGATTACTACCGAATGCTAAGCGATCGGGTGACCCAGCAACAGGTAGCCTGCGTACAATTGGACGCCGCACTGCGGCTGGGCAAACCGGCACTGATGCATGATCGGGAGGCCAGTGCCGACCTGCTGTCCTTGGTCCAGGCACGACCGGGGCTGCGCGGGGTTGTTCATTGCTTTACCGGCGACCGAATCGCCCTGGAGGGGTATTTGAACGCCGGTTTATCGATCGGCCTAACCGCGTGGTGCCTGGATGAACGTCGAGGCCAATCGCTGGCGGCCATTGTTCCGCACATCCCCTTGGATCGGCTGTTGATTGAAACGGACAGCCCGTACCTGGTGCCGCGCACCTTAAAGCCGCGCCCTCGGCGCAACGAACCGGCCTTTATCAGTCACATTGCAATCGGCATTGCTGCCTTGCGCGGCGAAGACCCTGCTACGTTAATTGACCAGACCACCGCCAACGCCCGTGCGCTGTTCCAATGCTGA
- a CDS encoding elongation factor P hydroxylase: MLTGADIEAVFNACFHDYATTLAGGFDEPFYRAGPPAQIQYRADFLRSALHETAHWCVAGSYRRTQDDYGYWYEADGRDADQQREFERVEVVPQAIESLFCDALAIEFTPSIDNLTAPPATITNFQTAIAEAAKRIALRDDRLTRAHRFIAALKGL, from the coding sequence ATGCTGACCGGCGCTGATATCGAAGCGGTCTTCAACGCCTGCTTTCACGACTATGCCACCACCCTCGCCGGTGGCTTTGACGAGCCCTTTTACCGCGCCGGCCCTCCAGCCCAAATCCAGTACCGCGCGGATTTCCTGCGCAGTGCACTGCACGAAACGGCCCACTGGTGTGTCGCCGGATCATACCGCCGGACCCAGGACGACTATGGGTATTGGTACGAAGCGGATGGCCGCGATGCCGACCAGCAGCGCGAATTCGAACGCGTGGAGGTTGTCCCGCAGGCCATCGAGTCACTGTTTTGCGACGCGTTGGCGATTGAGTTCACACCGAGCATTGACAACCTCACGGCGCCACCGGCCACGATCACGAACTTTCAAACCGCCATCGCCGAGGCCGCCAAGCGTATCGCCCTGCGCGACGATCGCTTAACCCGGGCGCATCGCTTTATCGCCGCACTCAAAGGACTGTGA
- a CDS encoding MATE family efflux transporter, whose translation MTRLLNEWRTIWRIAAPLLVAQLCYTGMGAVDTLVAGRAGLYDLSGVAVGTGVWMPISLFLTGLCYAVSPITARAYGAGQATRVAHVLAQSVWLGGGLGLVAGLALGFGGSSALGWFGMDAQTFAVGAGYLDAIAWGLPGFCLYQALRSYQIGLGTTRAEMVIAVVMVTLNVPLSLALAFGWGALPAMGAVGCGVATSILFWLAALALALVVFARARPSRSQWRPNAGQLNALLALGTPIGIAIFAEASVFAIIALLLAPLGAVAIAGHTIALNLSSIIFMFPLAIAMAATARVGYLRGTGDWALVRFSGLAAIALGCAFAVITCGLTLLFRGTIVAWYGAPNDVQTLAIGLLLLAAVYQIPDAVQVVAAGVLRGWEDSKGPLLVALVCYWLIALPGGMWLGRGWFGQTATGASGFWVFLIVGLTLASVGMGWRLRMHHRSAPNGAP comes from the coding sequence ATGACCCGTCTATTAAATGAATGGCGAACCATTTGGCGAATTGCCGCACCGCTGTTAGTTGCCCAGCTGTGCTACACCGGCATGGGGGCCGTTGACACCTTGGTGGCCGGTCGCGCAGGCCTGTATGACCTGTCGGGGGTCGCCGTCGGGACTGGCGTTTGGATGCCTATTTCACTGTTTTTGACCGGGCTGTGCTACGCCGTATCGCCGATTACCGCGCGCGCCTATGGCGCCGGCCAAGCGACCCGGGTCGCGCACGTACTGGCCCAAAGCGTATGGCTGGGTGGCGGCCTTGGGCTGGTCGCGGGATTGGCATTGGGGTTCGGTGGCTCCAGCGCGCTGGGCTGGTTTGGCATGGATGCCCAGACCTTCGCCGTCGGCGCCGGCTATTTGGACGCCATCGCCTGGGGGTTGCCTGGGTTTTGCCTTTACCAGGCCCTACGTAGCTATCAAATTGGCCTGGGCACGACACGCGCTGAAATGGTCATTGCCGTGGTTATGGTCACTCTTAACGTGCCACTCAGCCTGGCTTTGGCATTTGGCTGGGGCGCGCTGCCGGCGATGGGCGCGGTCGGCTGTGGCGTAGCAACGTCTATTTTGTTCTGGCTGGCGGCACTCGCACTGGCGCTGGTCGTGTTCGCACGGGCCCGCCCTAGTCGCAGCCAGTGGCGGCCGAACGCCGGGCAATTGAACGCCCTGTTGGCGCTGGGCACCCCGATTGGGATCGCCATCTTTGCAGAGGCCAGTGTGTTCGCGATTATTGCCTTGCTGCTGGCGCCGCTGGGCGCAGTCGCTATCGCCGGGCACACCATTGCACTGAACCTGTCCTCGATTATCTTTATGTTCCCGCTCGCCATCGCCATGGCGGCCACGGCGCGGGTCGGCTACCTACGTGGCACCGGCGACTGGGCGCTGGTTCGCTTCAGCGGGCTCGCCGCGATCGCCTTGGGCTGCGCGTTCGCGGTCATCACCTGTGGTTTGACGCTGCTGTTTCGCGGCACGATCGTGGCGTGGTATGGCGCGCCCAACGATGTCCAAACGTTGGCGATTGGACTGCTACTGCTGGCGGCGGTTTACCAGATACCGGATGCGGTACAGGTGGTGGCTGCGGGCGTATTGCGCGGCTGGGAAGACTCCAAAGGCCCCTTGCTGGTCGCCTTGGTCTGCTATTGGTTGATTGCGCTGCCGGGTGGGATGTGGCTCGGGCGCGGCTGGTTTGGCCAAACCGCAACCGGCGCCAGCGGGTTTTGGGTGTTTTTGATTGTCGGCCTGACCCTTGCCAGCGTCGGTATGGGCTGGCGCCTGCGCATGCACCACCGCTCAGCACCCAACGGCGCGCCATGA
- a CDS encoding DUF3080 family protein codes for MTRWLLGLAAALSVIAALSLRSDPAAAVWDDYANRLGRVLEQPLTLTPVAPVGILTPRSQRRVALTESRTSLGKALALGPCGLVPLIAGNNNSLGKVAPATAELVYTQQALRLARACVAQPPAAIQGTGAEDGLRALIAHRQSLWPQLLSNAVFAAPEFDRYFQSSAAALGPDQVTSTGLGGLDDYLAILGAADAGATLELSALEQAAQRVQAAPTGATWINSQRLARHHLDTLTAAIDAHRLCQGPRTPEQGLLARTVFEAIYLDQVQPMLTTLDQRGRRLHELLSTHQQQTGIVVDWLATDWHPDQLRQATRAHALAWKNLLTACGLPIGTKP; via the coding sequence ATGACACGGTGGCTGCTCGGGTTGGCCGCTGCATTGTCCGTGATCGCCGCGCTCAGCCTACGCTCGGACCCCGCCGCCGCAGTCTGGGACGACTACGCCAACCGCCTGGGACGGGTCCTGGAACAACCGCTAACGCTGACGCCGGTGGCGCCAGTCGGGATACTCACCCCCCGCAGCCAACGCCGGGTTGCGCTGACTGAATCCCGGACCTCGCTGGGCAAGGCTCTGGCCCTCGGTCCCTGTGGCTTGGTGCCGCTGATCGCGGGCAATAATAATTCCCTGGGCAAGGTCGCCCCGGCCACCGCCGAACTGGTTTACACCCAGCAAGCGCTGCGTTTGGCGCGCGCCTGTGTCGCCCAGCCCCCCGCCGCCATTCAGGGCACCGGTGCCGAGGACGGCCTACGCGCGCTGATCGCACATCGCCAAAGCCTGTGGCCACAGTTGCTGTCTAACGCGGTGTTCGCCGCCCCCGAGTTTGATCGCTATTTTCAGTCGAGCGCCGCGGCCCTCGGCCCTGATCAGGTGACCTCGACCGGCCTTGGCGGGCTGGACGACTACCTGGCCATACTCGGCGCCGCCGACGCGGGGGCCACCTTGGAGCTATCGGCGCTGGAGCAAGCCGCACAACGCGTTCAAGCGGCACCGACCGGTGCTACCTGGATCAACAGTCAGCGCCTGGCACGCCACCACCTGGACACCCTGACCGCGGCGATTGATGCGCACCGACTGTGCCAAGGCCCACGCACGCCCGAACAAGGGCTGCTGGCGCGCACGGTCTTCGAGGCAATTTACTTAGATCAGGTCCAGCCGATGCTGACGACCCTGGACCAGCGTGGACGACGCTTGCACGAATTACTCAGTACCCATCAACAGCAAACCGGCATTGTCGTTGATTGGCTCGCCACTGACTGGCACCCTGATCAGCTGCGTCAGGCGACGCGGGCGCATGCCTTGGCGTGGAAAAACCTGCTAACGGCGTGTGGACTGCCCATAGGTACCAAACCCTAG
- a CDS encoding sulfurtransferase TusA family protein: MIDSEQGTKTLNTHGTWCPEPISLLSEAIDSMAPGQQIQLLCSDPAALRDVPKYCAALGHRLLQTDQDSDMNSCFLIQIK; the protein is encoded by the coding sequence ATGATCGATAGCGAACAGGGTACTAAGACCCTAAACACCCATGGCACTTGGTGTCCGGAACCCATTAGCCTGCTCAGCGAGGCCATCGACTCGATGGCGCCGGGCCAGCAAATTCAGCTGTTGTGCTCGGATCCAGCGGCGCTGCGCGACGTGCCAAAATACTGCGCGGCCCTGGGCCATCGGTTGCTCCAGACCGACCAGGACAGCGATATGAATTCGTGCTTTCTGATTCAGATCAAATAA
- the phbB gene encoding acetoacetyl-CoA reductase, translating into MGSKVALVTGGTGGIGTSLCRELAQQGFTVVAGYNSGGKHEKAQAWQAAQVKDGFNIDVAYGDVSDPDSSEACVNAILERHGSIDVLVNNAGITRDSTFRKMTLDQWDEVMNANLRSVFNMTRLCIQPMMDSKWGRVINISSVNGQKGQFGQTNYAAAKAGMHGFTKSLAQEVASKGVTVNTVSPGYVLTAMVAAIGDEVLQKIASTIPVGRLGQPEEIANAVAFLASERAGFITGSNLAINGGQHMF; encoded by the coding sequence ATGGGCAGTAAAGTTGCATTGGTCACCGGCGGTACGGGTGGCATTGGTACATCGTTGTGCCGTGAATTAGCACAACAAGGGTTTACCGTGGTCGCCGGCTACAACAGTGGCGGCAAGCACGAGAAAGCCCAGGCATGGCAAGCCGCGCAAGTCAAAGACGGTTTCAACATCGACGTAGCCTATGGGGACGTGTCGGACCCGGACAGCTCCGAAGCCTGCGTCAATGCCATTTTGGAACGCCACGGCAGCATTGACGTATTGGTTAACAATGCCGGCATTACACGTGACTCGACCTTCCGCAAGATGACCCTAGATCAGTGGGACGAAGTCATGAACGCGAACCTGCGTAGCGTGTTCAACATGACCCGTTTGTGCATCCAGCCGATGATGGACAGCAAATGGGGCCGTGTGATCAACATTTCGTCCGTCAACGGGCAAAAAGGTCAATTTGGTCAAACCAACTACGCCGCCGCCAAAGCTGGCATGCACGGTTTCACCAAGTCGCTGGCCCAAGAAGTCGCGTCCAAAGGCGTCACGGTCAACACCGTCAGCCCGGGTTACGTGCTGACCGCCATGGTGGCAGCCATCGGTGACGAGGTGCTACAGAAAATCGCCTCGACCATTCCGGTCGGTCGTTTGGGGCAGCCCGAAGAAATCGCCAACGCCGTAGCCTTTTTGGCCAGTGAGCGTGCCGGTTTCATCACCGGTTCCAACCTCGCCATTAACGGCGGCCAGCACATGTTCTAG
- the bktB gene encoding beta-ketothiolase BktB: MRKEIHVLSATRTAIGTFGGMFKNTTPIELATAVCREAMDRASIDPALVGHVVMGHVLNTEPKDMYLSRACALESGMPDTTPAFNLNRLCGSGLSAIISAAQMINDGEAKIAVAGGAEVMSRAPFWVPSQRFGQRMGDATMVDAMLGALSDPFDGCHMGITAERVASKHRITREQQDALAALSHQRAAQAQAEGRFDAQITAIETQVRRKPMTLDQDEHIKADTTAESLAGLRPAFERDGTVTAGNASGINDAACALVLAEAGAPGTENTTPMARLVDYAFVGLDPKVMGLGPVPATRRLLEKTGLGIDDIDVWEVNEAFAAQALGVCIELGLDPARVNPNGSGISLGHPIGATGAIVATKAIYELHRTQGRYAIATLCIGGGQGVAALFERL; the protein is encoded by the coding sequence ATGCGAAAGGAAATTCACGTTCTGAGCGCGACCCGGACGGCCATCGGCACTTTTGGCGGCATGTTCAAAAACACCACCCCGATCGAATTAGCCACTGCCGTTTGCCGCGAGGCGATGGACCGCGCCAGCATTGACCCGGCCTTGGTCGGCCACGTCGTAATGGGGCACGTGCTCAACACCGAACCCAAAGACATGTACTTATCGCGGGCCTGTGCCCTCGAATCTGGCATGCCCGACACCACCCCTGCTTTCAACCTGAACCGACTGTGCGGCAGCGGTTTAAGTGCAATCATCAGTGCGGCCCAAATGATTAACGACGGCGAGGCGAAAATCGCCGTCGCCGGTGGCGCTGAAGTCATGAGCCGAGCGCCCTTTTGGGTGCCCTCACAGCGATTTGGCCAACGCATGGGCGACGCCACCATGGTCGACGCCATGCTCGGTGCGCTGTCCGACCCCTTTGACGGCTGCCACATGGGCATTACCGCCGAACGCGTGGCCAGCAAGCACCGGATCACCCGTGAGCAACAAGACGCATTGGCGGCACTGAGCCACCAACGCGCGGCACAGGCCCAAGCCGAAGGCCGTTTTGACGCCCAAATTACGGCCATCGAAACCCAAGTCCGGCGCAAGCCCATGACATTGGACCAGGACGAGCACATCAAGGCCGACACCACGGCCGAGTCACTCGCTGGACTGCGCCCGGCATTTGAGCGTGACGGCACCGTGACCGCCGGCAATGCATCCGGGATCAACGATGCCGCGTGCGCGCTGGTGTTGGCCGAAGCCGGTGCCCCCGGAACCGAAAACACCACGCCCATGGCTCGCCTGGTCGACTATGCGTTTGTCGGCCTGGACCCCAAGGTCATGGGCTTAGGACCGGTGCCCGCGACACGCCGGTTACTGGAAAAAACCGGACTGGGGATCGACGACATCGATGTCTGGGAAGTCAACGAAGCCTTTGCCGCCCAGGCGCTTGGCGTGTGCATTGAACTGGGACTGGATCCGGCCCGGGTCAATCCTAACGGGTCGGGCATCAGCCTAGGGCACCCCATCGGTGCGACCGGCGCCATTGTCGCCACCAAAGCCATTTATGAGCTGCACCGCACCCAAGGTCGCTATGCGATTGCCACCCTGTGTATCGGCGGTGGCCAAGGCGTCGCTGCCCTATTTGAGAGACTGTAA
- a CDS encoding PHA/PHB synthase family protein, with the protein MNAPSNDPNQLFKELTEQTEQMMARLSHPDHLASIEKLTEAWTQLASTQWHDPTQWVENLTQFQRQQMNLWQQMMGLPTETQDRRFKSEHWEDQPVYDFIAQSYLLVSDMMSQWAEAAPVEDKDKEKLQFYTQAYIDAMSPSNFAATNPEVLKEAMESGGQSLLNGWKNLLGDVEKGRITMTDEAAFQVGENLAITPGQVVFKNHLFELIQYTPSTPEVNAKPMLIVPPCINKFYILDLGKGNSFIEYSVAQGNTVFVVSWVNPDASYADTSWSDYVDQGVIKATKIVREIADSKKINAVSWCVGGTLLACAMAVMQSRRDNGIDSATFLTTLLDFSDPGQLGLFLEPDEVDRREAAFRKEGYFSGKSLALGFNLLRSNDLIWSYVVNNYLKGKTPPPFDILYWNSDPTNLPAEMYAFYIRELYLNNKLKDGQLEVCGKSIDLSKVKVPCYFLSALEDHIAPWKATFEGTQLLGGKATFVLGGSGHIAGVINPPHKNKRNYWSDGELGQSADHWLDTAQSHPGSWWTHWSAWVKAQGDSQVAAPETLGSDTYPALYPAPGEYVKVRI; encoded by the coding sequence ATGAATGCACCCAGCAATGATCCCAACCAGCTGTTCAAAGAACTGACCGAGCAAACCGAGCAAATGATGGCGCGGTTGTCGCACCCGGATCACCTAGCATCGATTGAAAAGCTGACCGAGGCCTGGACGCAGTTGGCCTCAACCCAGTGGCACGACCCGACCCAATGGGTCGAGAACCTGACCCAATTTCAACGTCAGCAAATGAATTTGTGGCAACAAATGATGGGGCTACCGACAGAAACCCAAGACCGCCGCTTTAAGTCCGAGCACTGGGAAGACCAGCCGGTGTACGACTTTATTGCCCAGTCCTACCTGTTGGTTAGCGACATGATGAGCCAGTGGGCCGAGGCCGCACCGGTCGAAGACAAAGACAAAGAGAAACTGCAGTTCTATACCCAGGCCTACATCGATGCCATGAGCCCCAGCAACTTCGCCGCGACCAACCCCGAGGTGCTCAAAGAAGCCATGGAAAGCGGCGGCCAGTCGCTACTTAACGGTTGGAAGAACCTGTTGGGCGACGTCGAAAAAGGTCGCATTACCATGACCGACGAAGCAGCCTTTCAAGTCGGCGAAAACTTGGCCATAACGCCCGGTCAAGTGGTCTTCAAAAACCACCTGTTCGAGTTGATTCAATACACACCCTCAACCCCCGAGGTCAACGCCAAGCCGATGCTGATCGTGCCGCCTTGCATCAACAAGTTCTATATCCTGGACTTGGGCAAAGGCAACAGCTTCATCGAGTACTCGGTGGCTCAAGGTAACACGGTGTTCGTGGTCAGTTGGGTCAACCCTGACGCGTCGTACGCCGACACCAGCTGGAGCGACTACGTCGACCAAGGCGTTATCAAAGCGACCAAGATCGTGCGTGAAATTGCCGACAGTAAAAAAATCAATGCCGTGTCCTGGTGTGTTGGTGGCACCTTGCTGGCCTGTGCGATGGCCGTGATGCAGTCACGCCGCGACAATGGCATTGACAGCGCGACCTTCTTAACCACGCTGTTGGACTTCAGCGATCCCGGTCAACTGGGTCTATTTTTAGAGCCGGACGAAGTCGACCGACGCGAAGCTGCGTTTCGCAAAGAAGGCTACTTCAGCGGCAAGTCCCTGGCCCTGGGTTTCAATCTACTGCGCTCGAATGATCTGATTTGGAGCTACGTGGTCAATAACTACTTGAAAGGTAAAACTCCGCCGCCGTTCGACATTCTTTACTGGAACTCGGACCCGACCAACCTACCGGCGGAAATGTACGCGTTTTACATCCGCGAGCTGTACCTAAACAACAAGTTGAAGGACGGCCAGCTGGAGGTTTGTGGCAAGTCGATTGACCTGTCCAAAGTCAAAGTCCCGTGCTACTTCCTGTCTGCATTGGAAGACCACATTGCACCTTGGAAGGCGACCTTTGAGGGCACCCAACTGCTGGGCGGCAAGGCCACCTTTGTGTTGGGCGGCAGCGGCCACATCGCCGGTGTCATCAACCCGCCGCACAAAAATAAACGCAACTACTGGAGCGATGGCGAATTGGGGCAAAGCGCGGATCATTGGTTGGATACCGCCCAATCACACCCGGGCAGCTGGTGGACGCACTGGTCAGCGTGGGTTAAAGCCCAGGGTGACAGCCAGGTTGCGGCGCCTGAGACCCTCGGTTCAGACACTTACCCCGCGCTTTACCCGGCGCCCGGTGAGTACGTCAAAGTCCGCATTTAG
- a CDS encoding polyhydroxyalkanoate depolymerase produces MLYQAQDMLARFLAPGNFVVSSMRKSMSNPFSPAHYMPGSRLMRAQLELLERQTANYPKPDWDLGVATRVVLSHDYCDLIEFESDLSADAPRVLMVAPLSGHWATLLRSTVAEFLPDHRVYITDWKNTRDVPVSVGGFHLDDYVDYLLTFSEAIAAPVHVVAVCQPSVPVLMMAAVQAMQGRDQHVASITLMGGPIDTRLSPTEVNDYAANRDLEWFEKNVVKTVPWRFAGAGQKVYPGFIQLSGFMAMNFDNHMSKHFKFFDDLINGDGDSAEKHRQFYDEYLAVMDLPADYYLETLDRVFIQHLLPKNKMTWRGQAIDMTAIVRPALMTIEGELDDITGFGQTKAAQDLLAGIDESRKLHWLQHGVGHYGIFNGRKFRDVIAPKIKDFMASSI; encoded by the coding sequence ATGCTGTATCAGGCCCAAGACATGCTCGCGCGATTCCTCGCACCTGGCAACTTTGTCGTCTCGTCGATGCGTAAATCGATGTCCAATCCATTTAGCCCAGCCCACTATATGCCCGGTTCGCGCTTGATGCGCGCCCAGCTTGAACTGCTGGAGCGCCAGACTGCAAACTACCCTAAACCCGATTGGGACTTGGGCGTGGCGACTCGCGTGGTGCTTAGCCACGACTACTGTGATCTGATCGAATTTGAAAGCGACTTGTCGGCGGATGCGCCGCGGGTGTTGATGGTGGCGCCGTTGTCGGGGCATTGGGCGACGCTGTTGCGCTCAACCGTGGCTGAATTCTTGCCAGACCATCGGGTCTACATCACGGATTGGAAGAACACCCGTGATGTTCCGGTTAGCGTTGGTGGATTCCATCTGGATGACTACGTCGACTATTTGTTGACTTTCAGCGAAGCGATCGCAGCGCCAGTTCATGTGGTCGCGGTCTGCCAGCCCTCGGTGCCGGTGTTAATGATGGCGGCGGTTCAGGCCATGCAAGGGCGCGATCAGCATGTCGCCAGCATCACCCTGATGGGGGGACCGATCGACACCCGTTTGAGCCCGACTGAAGTTAACGATTACGCTGCCAATCGCGACTTGGAATGGTTCGAGAAAAACGTCGTTAAGACGGTACCCTGGCGTTTTGCCGGTGCCGGCCAAAAGGTCTACCCCGGTTTTATTCAGCTCAGTGGCTTTATGGCGATGAACTTCGACAACCACATGAGTAAACACTTCAAGTTTTTTGATGATCTGATTAACGGCGACGGCGACAGTGCCGAAAAACACCGTCAGTTTTACGACGAATATTTGGCGGTCATGGATTTGCCGGCGGACTACTATTTGGAAACATTGGACCGCGTATTTATTCAGCACCTGCTGCCGAAAAATAAGATGACGTGGCGCGGTCAGGCCATCGACATGACGGCGATTGTTAGACCCGCGCTGATGACCATCGAAGGCGAATTGGACGATATCACAGGGTTTGGTCAAACCAAGGCCGCACAGGATTTGTTGGCTGGGATCGATGAATCGCGCAAGTTGCACTGGCTGCAACATGGGGTCGGACACTACGGAATTTTCAACGGACGAAAATTTCGCGACGTGATTGCACCTAAAATCAAAGACTTTATGGCGTCTTCGATCTAA